From the Sphingobacteruim zhuxiongii genome, the window TGCAGATATCTTTAGCGGAGCTATTATGGGATCATTTATAGGGATAATGTTCTTATTATCTATGTTATGTTGAAGATAGAAACCATTTGGAACGAGAGAAGAATGCGCTATAGGATACGGCGATTGATATTCAATTCGCAATGAGTCCTGCGCTAATATCGTTCCTCCATCGAAATCTATACTATAAAGATTACCATTTCGATTATGAATATTATAATTTCCAAAACTACCCTCTTGGATTGGGTACATTGAATTAAACCATAAAGAATAGTTTTTCAATTCAAGATTACTGCTCCCTTTATTTATTAAAGTTAACTGAAGCCCAAGGCTATCTTTACCATTGTATTGGGCACTATAATCCCATTTCACTTGGAAATCTTGCTTCTGTGCAAAAGCACTGGTCATACTTGACATGAGAATAACTAAAGCCATTTTCGTGAATATTCGCATATTTTAATTATAGTTAAAGCTTAAAAGTAGCGAAAAAAGACGTTTTTACAATTTTTCAAAAAATATTTTGTAGATAAAAAACTAAATTCTATATTTGCACACCGAAACACAATAAGGCCCGTTCGTCTAGGGGTTAGGACGTAAGATTTTCATTCTTGAAACAGGGGTTCGATTCCCCTACGGGCTACGAAAAGCGACTTTATCAAGTCGCTTTTTTTTGTTTTATAGTGAGTAAGAGAAATCTCTATCTTTATTTACAAATATCTGCATGCTTAGTTTAAGCATCGGAGTACTTTAGAAAACGAAACAAAATGAAATTCGGAAAAGTAGAAGATCCTTCAAATATCGATTTTAACATTCCTACAACACCAACGGAAACGACGAGTTTATTAAATAAATATAAAGTCGACAAACCTATGGAAGTTTATGTTGGTTGTGCGAAATGGAATCGAATTGATCTGAAAGGATTCTATCCGCGTGGTACAAAAGATGAATTGAGTTACTATTCAACACAGTTCAATTCGATTGAGCTAAATGCTACCTTTTACAAATCGCCAACAAAACAACAAGTTGAAACGTGGAAAGCCAAAACAAGCGAACACTTTAGATTCTTCCCGAAAATACCGCAATCCATAAGTCATTTTGGACGTCTATTAAATTTCGAATCAAAAGTAGACGCGTTTGTAGACTCCACGGTTTTGTTTGAGGAAAAATTAGGCATGGCATTTCTTCAGATGATCAATAATTTTAAACCAAAGGATTTTGATAGAGTTGTGCATTTCCTAGAAAGTTTTCCTAAAGGCTATCCATTGGCGGTAGAAGTTCGTAATGAGGAATGGTTTGAACCTGAGATAGCAGAAAAGCTCTATCAATTGCTCGAGCGCACCGAAATGACAAATATCATCGTTGATACGCCAGGACGTCGCGATATGATGCACATGCGACTAACAACACCAACGGCATTTGTCCGATATGTAGCCTCATACCATCCCTCAGACTATGAGCGATTGGATCAATGGGTGGAGAGAATTGTTGAATGGAAAACAGCAGGCTTACAAAACTTATATTTCTTTATTCATCAGGCGATGGATGTAGAAACCCCATTATTAGCTAGTTATTTTATTAAAAAACTGAATAAAGCAATCGGAACAGATTTAAACATACCTTCTAAGGCAAGTTTGCTGAAATAACCATATCCTTTATTGGGCGCCGTAAAAGTTAGCGGAAAAATAAAAAGGCCATCTTTTCGATAGCCTTTTTTATGTCGTAGGTGTGAAAAGATTAAATCTTTTCAACTTCCGTAATTTGATTCCCTTGTTTCGAACGCGCGTATTTATACTTCACGGCTTGATTTAACCCTAAAACCATTCCCGCTAAATTATCATTAAAATAAACGGTATCTCTCGTTTCATTATCGCGAATAAAGCCATAGTGTCCGATTTCGTTATAGAAAGACACTTTGCCAAAGCGATATTCTTCGGTTGGATCAGCAGGACGTTGCAAGTCCTCTTCTTTGAACTTGTACTGCTGCGTTGGTGGGGTATCGGAAATATTCCCAAATTCGTCAACATAGGCAAACATTTCTTCTAAAGATTTCCCTTTATTGTTGTTTGACTTGTTAACTTCTCTTCTTTCTTGTTTCTCTTGTTTCTTCTGAAGTTTTTTCTTTGCGGTTTCTTTTTTCTTAAAGGTGAGTTGACTTTTAGCCATTAAATCGTATTAAGGGTGAATAAATAAGGAAGATTGATATCTTAAGAAGGGAGTTGCGCCTTGGATATAAGAGATATGATCCTTTGTGAATGTTCCAAAGATACGAATAATAACGTAATATCCCAAGTGAATAAAAGTGAGTTAAGGTGATGGTTTTGAGAGAGAAAATCTAAGCATTTCTTAAAATATCCACTATAGAAATCCCCTATTCGGATAACATCGATATTATGCTTATAAATTCTAAAATCTATGTTTAGCTGTACCACTCATTACAGCGCAATCAATACAACAAGAATTTAGCTTTATCCAAGCTCGATAAAATGATATAAGATGCTTTGTAAATCACCCTTCGGCGACTAATTCCCATCCATTTGTAAACAAAAGATAAGTCCCATCAAATCATTGGCGATTATGCGCTTTGAAGGGACCTACTGGAATTTGATTGTTTGATTAAACAAGGGCTGTTTTTAAGGCAAAAGGCATCCAAAATTAAACGATGTGATTTTACTCTTCATACAAACGTTCTGCATCCAGTCCGAGTGCCGAGATACAAGTTAAGATGTTTACAATTTGCATATTGACTCCTTGTAAAGACACTAAATAACCATTGACGTATGGAGCAATTTTCCATTCATTGATTGAATTCACCTCGTTCAAGACTTCCTGTACTCGTTGCAATTGTTGTTGCGTCGCGGTGCTGATTTCGAATTTTAAGCTTTCCATGATGTTAATCCTCCTATTTAATAATGTGTATAATTAAAGAATATAAGTCTTGAAGACCCTCAGTTTAAACGAATGGAGATTCGTTAAGCATTCGACCTATACCTATCAAATGCTTAATACAATTTAACAACTAAATTGTTGATTAACAAATCATTGCGAAAATAATGTAATAAATACGTGTTATTATGTAATGAGAACTGATTTTTCAATTACAGTGCGAACCAGTAGTTCATTTTTAACATAATCGTGTTCACACCTTGAAAGCCGAACATACGATCAATATTATTCCCCCAAGTAGGATAGTATCGAGGATCTTGACGCGAGCGATTATGTTCCCATACTAAGTATACTGTAGATCCTGGTTTATATTCCCAACGTGCTACAAAATTTGAACGGAACTCGTTGAAACTGAAGTTAGGATCTTTAAAGCTGTATGTTTTTCCGTCTTTATGGACATCATACTCTTCCGCACTACTTGTCAGCTCCTGCTCAGTAATGCTAGAAAAACGATCCTCATATTCCCTCGATTTAGTATCCATTGCCGTTTTAAAGCGATCATATCGAGCTGTTGATGTAAATGGTGATCCATAGTACTGAATAGAAATATCCGGCGTTAAATTAACCTGCATGTTCATCGTAATACCGTAAGTCCGCTGCTTCATCCGACCTAATATGTATTCGATGCTCTCTTGGTTATTTTCTATCGCCTTAACCGTACTTACATATTGCAATTCATCCGTATTATTTGCATAGTTGAATTGCGTGGTCAACTTAACATGCCTACCTAATCGGAAGATAAAGCTTGGCTGCAACATGTTGTAGGAAGTATTTTCAGAAATATAATGTCGACCGTTATAAAGCATTTTAAACACAACACGTTTCGCGCGATCTGTACTTAAATCAACATTGGTTTCAAAATTAGAACCATAACGCATATCAGGTCCTCCACGTAACCGACGACTATCTACAGTATTCCAGCTAAAAGACTCTTTCAGATCCATTTCAAAACGATGCGTCGTACTTAGACTTCTCCAACGGATAGCCACATCATTATTGATAGGCTGTCCACCGAAGTTCCATATATTCTTTTGTGTCAAGTTAATTCCTGCAAATCGAAATGGCCCCCAGGGGTCAGTTTTTCGAAAAGCAATCTCCGACTCATTCAAAAGATAGTCTGACTCCTTGTTATAGCCGACATCATTCAAGTCAAAGCCTGGTGAGGACCAGTTAAATGTTTGTGAATAGTTCCATTGCGCATTACCTTTTTTACCAGCTTTAACATAACCTCCAGTTCCCGATAAGGAAGTAGCGTCAGGATCAAGATGAAGATAATCTTGAGCAGATTCACGGTGATAATAGTGAGTCGCATTTCTTTTCTTCTGTAGAATCGCAGTCGATGAACCATTTAAGGTACTATACATTGCTTTTGCATCTATATAATACAAACGGTTAACAAAATATTGAGTAAAATCCAAACCGGCCGTTAACGCGTTTTCGACTAATACTTCCTTCAAATGTACTTCATCTAACTTTCGATTTACAGAAGTAACCATCCCGCCGAAGAGGGTATTACCATTCCAATTTTTCTGTAATCGCGCTACCGTATAATTTGTCAGAGGCTCAGTGACCTCCTCACCCCGGATGCCCTTTCTAGATGTCTGCGATTGCGTTTTAGCGGTGATACTTTCTAACAGTCCAACAGTAAGTCCATTTTTATTGGTCCCCGTTAGCTTCATGGCTCCAAGGATAGGTATAAAACTAGGCGTGCTAGCAAAGTTTTCGATGTTGTCAATTCCCTGTGGCTTGTACGCCGGCATAGCACCAATCCGGCGAGAATAAAACATTTGACCGCGTTCGTTATTATCAAACTCAAGAATATGCTTTCCCTCGAGAAAAAACGGACGCTTTTCATCGTAAAAGACCTCATAGGCGGTCAAATTCATAACGGATGGATCCAATTCAACCTGCCCATAATCTGGGTTAACAGTCATATCGACGG encodes:
- a CDS encoding DUF72 domain-containing protein, with product MKFGKVEDPSNIDFNIPTTPTETTSLLNKYKVDKPMEVYVGCAKWNRIDLKGFYPRGTKDELSYYSTQFNSIELNATFYKSPTKQQVETWKAKTSEHFRFFPKIPQSISHFGRLLNFESKVDAFVDSTVLFEEKLGMAFLQMINNFKPKDFDRVVHFLESFPKGYPLAVEVRNEEWFEPEIAEKLYQLLERTEMTNIIVDTPGRRDMMHMRLTTPTAFVRYVASYHPSDYERLDQWVERIVEWKTAGLQNLYFFIHQAMDVETPLLASYFIKKLNKAIGTDLNIPSKASLLK
- a CDS encoding cold-shock protein — its product is MAKSQLTFKKKETAKKKLQKKQEKQERREVNKSNNNKGKSLEEMFAYVDEFGNISDTPPTQQYKFKEEDLQRPADPTEEYRFGKVSFYNEIGHYGFIRDNETRDTVYFNDNLAGMVLGLNQAVKYKYARSKQGNQITEVEKI
- a CDS encoding DUF5916 domain-containing protein, whose protein sequence is MKNLIMGLALLSLFSVSTVLRAQEARKEVVTFEDAYKRKYNISKLTDQKPSIDGKLDEGIWQNEGSWSEKFSQVIPFERVHTDSWTRVKLFYDDKNIYVGVYCKDAHPETMNSFIGNRDDNTNGDLISIAFDTYHDYRVAPEFNINLGGNKTDLTVTDKLSVNLSWNAVWEGRTHINLQDSSWTAELRIPFSQLRYNQKNSDGVWGLHVRRIIRRNNEVQNWSLIPIKNNGHVFSFGEMHGMDDLPKPRGVEFLPYAMTKYVNSPKIQNSPFQKGQKFQLNGGLDAKFSLSDYTVDMTVNPDYGQVELDPSVMNLTAYEVFYDEKRPFFLEGKHILEFDNNERGQMFYSRRIGAMPAYKPQGIDNIENFASTPSFIPILGAMKLTGTNKNGLTVGLLESITAKTQSQTSRKGIRGEEVTEPLTNYTVARLQKNWNGNTLFGGMVTSVNRKLDEVHLKEVLVENALTAGLDFTQYFVNRLYYIDAKAMYSTLNGSSTAILQKKRNATHYYHRESAQDYLHLDPDATSLSGTGGYVKAGKKGNAQWNYSQTFNWSSPGFDLNDVGYNKESDYLLNESEIAFRKTDPWGPFRFAGINLTQKNIWNFGGQPINNDVAIRWRSLSTTHRFEMDLKESFSWNTVDSRRLRGGPDMRYGSNFETNVDLSTDRAKRVVFKMLYNGRHYISENTSYNMLQPSFIFRLGRHVKLTTQFNYANNTDELQYVSTVKAIENNQESIEYILGRMKQRTYGITMNMQVNLTPDISIQYYGSPFTSTARYDRFKTAMDTKSREYEDRFSSITEQELTSSAEEYDVHKDGKTYSFKDPNFSFNEFRSNFVARWEYKPGSTVYLVWEHNRSRQDPRYYPTWGNNIDRMFGFQGVNTIMLKMNYWFAL